From the Pseudoalteromonas tunicata genome, one window contains:
- a CDS encoding FMN-binding glutamate synthase family protein codes for MTLMQKFYYWIATLGNLGAGYLWLKWPSKTTAFLFSFTMLYTVVGFYDLRYSKHSLNRLYPVVAYIRYFLESFRREIQQYFIANNTEETPFNREQRSLVYQRAKNERDTIAFGTQRDLMAANYLSLWHSLAPTDVHANNKRVLIGGPDCLEPYSADYLNISAMSFGALSANAIEALNLGARIGGFYHNTGEGGVSPYHLKHGGDLVWQIGSGLFGCRGSDGRFDSEKFTAMAQKTSIKMIEIKLSQGAKPGHGGVLPKAKISDEIAQIRGIDKQHDCVSPAAHPECTTPIDLLMFVKQLRELSGGKPIGFKLCLGNPAEFLAICKAMLETNILPDFITIDGAEGGTGAAPVEFSNRLGLTCLESLYLANSALRGCGLRDKITLIGAGKTASSFDLLAKIAVGADVVNAARTMMMALGCIQSLSCNTNMCPTGIATQDDARGKAIDVPVKGQRVANFQRNTLHSFFELVGSMGLDDPKNLTPAMIKRRTQNGLMISYGAAIPLLAENALFDTEQLSYPWSIWWQQASSAQFYVPEGDMLCPPGLKLQHIV; via the coding sequence ATGACATTAATGCAAAAATTTTATTATTGGATTGCCACATTAGGAAACCTCGGTGCGGGTTACTTATGGCTCAAATGGCCAAGTAAAACAACCGCCTTTTTATTTAGTTTTACAATGCTTTATACGGTTGTTGGCTTTTATGATTTGCGCTATTCAAAACATAGTTTAAATCGTCTTTATCCGGTTGTAGCCTACATCCGCTATTTTTTAGAGTCATTTCGCAGAGAAATTCAGCAATATTTTATTGCCAACAATACCGAAGAAACGCCCTTCAATCGTGAGCAGCGATCATTAGTGTATCAACGAGCTAAAAACGAGCGTGATACCATCGCCTTTGGCACGCAACGTGATTTAATGGCGGCCAATTATTTAAGTTTATGGCATTCGTTAGCGCCAACCGACGTTCACGCAAACAATAAACGCGTATTAATTGGTGGCCCTGATTGCCTTGAGCCTTACAGCGCAGATTACCTTAATATTTCAGCCATGAGTTTTGGTGCCCTCAGTGCCAATGCCATTGAAGCGCTTAACCTTGGTGCTAGAATTGGCGGGTTTTACCACAATACCGGTGAAGGCGGCGTCAGCCCGTATCACTTAAAACACGGAGGCGATTTAGTCTGGCAAATTGGCTCAGGATTATTTGGCTGTCGTGGCAGTGATGGCCGCTTTGATAGTGAAAAATTCACTGCCATGGCGCAAAAAACCTCCATCAAAATGATTGAAATTAAACTCTCTCAAGGAGCAAAGCCTGGCCATGGTGGCGTGCTGCCAAAAGCCAAAATCAGCGATGAAATTGCTCAAATTAGGGGCATAGACAAACAACACGATTGTGTCTCACCCGCAGCACACCCCGAATGCACTACCCCCATTGACTTACTAATGTTTGTAAAACAATTGCGCGAACTCAGCGGCGGAAAACCAATAGGATTTAAACTTTGCTTGGGTAATCCGGCTGAGTTTTTAGCCATTTGTAAAGCCATGCTCGAAACAAACATCCTCCCAGATTTTATCACCATAGATGGTGCCGAAGGCGGCACAGGGGCAGCACCAGTCGAGTTTTCAAATCGCTTGGGGTTAACTTGTTTAGAAAGCTTGTATTTAGCCAATAGCGCACTGCGAGGCTGTGGTTTACGCGATAAAATCACCTTAATTGGTGCAGGTAAAACAGCCTCAAGCTTTGATTTATTGGCAAAAATAGCGGTTGGAGCGGATGTGGTTAATGCGGCTCGAACCATGATGATGGCACTGGGTTGCATTCAATCACTAAGCTGTAATACCAACATGTGCCCAACAGGTATTGCAACTCAAGATGATGCTCGGGGTAAAGCAATTGATGTGCCCGTCAAAGGACAACGGGTAGCCAATTTTCAACGCAATACCTTACATAGTTTTTTTGAACTAGTTGGCAGCATGGGACTTGATGATCCAAAAAATTTGACGCCCGCAATGATTAAACGTCGTACTCAAAATGGATTAATGATTTCATATGGCGCTGCAATCCCTCTATTGGCAGAAAACGCACTATTTGATACTGAACAATTAAGTTACCCCTGGTCTATTTGGTGGCAACAAGCATCAAGCGCTCAGTTTTATGTACCTGAAGGTGATATGTTGTGCCCGCCAGGCTTAAAGCTTCAACACATCGTTTAA
- a CDS encoding TonB-dependent receptor plug domain-containing protein, with amino-acid sequence MLLSATALYGAEGEDIFDLSFEELLAVNIELASKTSETLQSVPSTVTVISKQQIENLAVNNAYDLINFIPGFQSTRGDWVGAVPKEHARGVYLDSGNLLVMINGERLNEFSFGKASVYTPFIPTSILEKVEVIRGPGSALYGSNAFIGVINFVTKKHENQVIVGIGEHGLAQMSANWHQQLTQNSKAFVNLAVDKSQGEQYTDFNQVKDPLDAVYFELGLSVNKWHFNGRYNQVNLDQFLNLGGFSAQNRHKSENNYLSAQYQWWQSAQSSLSSKFFYGLHKIASSGMIIPAEAQIVSEPFFVGPFWRTRELAFNTDYQNELSQTLSLTSGFELKKVEQLQAGIYTSHFDTEQQRTIPDDNYWLGGPTRLSENPEFAGLKKSLDQYSAYGQFKWHYSNDLTIFLGARFDDVVSIESKVSPRLAAVFSGIKSHTIKFQYGESFRTPVTNELYSNDEVTSGNPALTSEFVKTTELVWQYHNQQFNSELVFFSNDLNDFINKVATPNGPAEFTFANVIDKKIQGLESSLNWHFSSGLELGVNITNLFDKPANASFKHFASTFINYRIESLLFSVNANWRDGVNVALDNGMDFSQSAYLLFGGSVQWQLSDKSKLSLKATNLLDKQFVVFDPRMDDGQVPGQGRQTRITYQYSF; translated from the coding sequence TTGCTTCTGTCTGCAACAGCGCTTTACGGTGCTGAAGGTGAGGATATCTTTGATTTAAGTTTTGAAGAGCTGTTAGCTGTTAATATTGAACTTGCCAGTAAAACCAGTGAAACCCTGCAATCTGTGCCATCAACTGTTACCGTTATATCAAAACAACAAATCGAAAATCTAGCTGTAAATAATGCCTATGATTTAATTAATTTTATTCCCGGCTTTCAATCAACTCGTGGTGATTGGGTTGGAGCTGTGCCTAAAGAGCATGCCAGAGGCGTATACCTAGACAGCGGCAACTTATTGGTGATGATAAATGGTGAACGCTTAAATGAGTTTTCTTTTGGCAAGGCATCTGTTTATACCCCATTTATTCCAACAAGTATTCTTGAAAAAGTCGAAGTTATCCGCGGGCCAGGCTCGGCATTGTATGGTAGTAATGCATTTATTGGCGTGATTAACTTTGTAACTAAAAAGCACGAAAACCAAGTCATCGTAGGTATTGGTGAGCACGGTTTGGCTCAAATGTCTGCCAATTGGCACCAACAATTGACACAAAATTCAAAAGCTTTCGTTAATTTAGCGGTTGATAAATCACAAGGGGAGCAATATACCGATTTTAATCAGGTGAAAGACCCTCTAGATGCGGTTTATTTTGAGCTTGGTTTGAGTGTTAATAAATGGCATTTTAATGGGCGTTATAACCAAGTAAACCTTGATCAGTTTTTGAATTTGGGCGGTTTTTCGGCTCAAAATCGCCATAAAAGTGAAAATAATTATTTAAGTGCGCAATATCAATGGTGGCAATCGGCTCAGTCGTCATTAAGCTCTAAGTTTTTTTACGGCTTACATAAAATAGCCTCTTCAGGCATGATTATTCCAGCTGAAGCTCAGATAGTAAGCGAGCCTTTTTTTGTAGGGCCATTTTGGCGTACTCGTGAATTGGCGTTTAATACAGATTATCAAAATGAATTATCACAAACTTTAAGTTTAACCAGTGGCTTTGAATTAAAAAAAGTCGAGCAGCTCCAAGCTGGGATTTATACCAGTCACTTTGATACAGAGCAGCAAAGAACAATTCCTGATGATAATTATTGGCTTGGTGGGCCGACTAGGCTTAGCGAAAACCCAGAGTTTGCGGGGCTAAAAAAATCACTCGATCAATACAGTGCTTATGGTCAATTTAAATGGCATTACAGCAATGATTTAACGATTTTTTTAGGCGCACGATTTGATGATGTTGTGAGTATTGAAAGTAAAGTATCGCCTCGTTTGGCTGCTGTTTTTAGTGGCATTAAATCGCACACCATTAAATTTCAATATGGTGAGTCATTTCGAACTCCTGTTACTAATGAGCTTTATTCTAATGATGAAGTGACCAGTGGCAACCCTGCTTTAACCTCCGAATTTGTCAAAACGACCGAGCTTGTTTGGCAATACCATAATCAGCAATTTAATTCAGAATTAGTCTTTTTTAGTAATGACCTGAATGATTTTATCAATAAAGTCGCCACCCCGAATGGGCCTGCAGAATTTACCTTTGCTAATGTGATCGATAAAAAAATTCAAGGCTTAGAGAGTAGCTTAAATTGGCATTTTAGTTCAGGGCTTGAGCTTGGGGTTAATATCACTAATTTATTTGATAAACCTGCCAATGCGAGTTTTAAACACTTTGCTAGTACGTTTATTAACTATCGTATTGAAAGTTTGTTGTTTAGCGTAAATGCTAATTGGCGCGATGGCGTTAATGTCGCGCTAGATAATGGTATGGATTTTTCGCAAAGTGCCTATCTGCTTTTTGGTGGGAGTGTGCAATGGCAATTGAGCGATAAGTCAAAGTTAAGCTTAAAAGCGACTAATTTACTCGATAAGCAGTTTGTTGTGTTTGATCCCAGAATGGATGATGGCCAAGTGCCAGGACAGGGGCGACAAACTCGCATAACGTATCAATATAGTTTTTAA
- a CDS encoding DEAD/DEAH box helicase, with protein sequence MGFAALGLNQQLVQALTECGYDTPTPIQTAAIGEILQGKDVMAGAQTGTGKTAAFALPILQRLAEQPERKGQLRTLVLTPTRELAQQVFASFEKYGQHSELTAALAYGGVSIGEQIKAIKAGVDIMVATPGRLLDHLVKGTVNLSNVQYLVFDEADRMLDMGFIDEINNILRRLPKERQTLLFSATFDDAIFKLSKKLLNQPVLIEVNQRNQAASEVEQIVYAVDADRKRELISHLIGAKNWQQVLVFTRTKQTADELAKEMCKDGLKTQAIHGDKSQGARDKALSEFKEGKTRVLVATDVAARGIDIQQLQYVINYELPYIAEDYIHRIGRTGRAGEKGLAISLLSIDENWLLEEIEAVLDKRLPQQWLPGYEPDLTKEPVDKRKNGKVAEKRRAKKRLSGQKTGNRAQRKR encoded by the coding sequence ATGGGATTTGCTGCATTAGGGTTAAATCAACAACTGGTTCAAGCGCTCACTGAGTGTGGTTACGATACACCTACGCCTATCCAAACTGCGGCTATTGGAGAGATTTTACAAGGTAAAGATGTGATGGCTGGCGCCCAAACGGGCACAGGTAAAACAGCCGCTTTTGCACTGCCAATTTTACAGCGTTTGGCAGAGCAGCCTGAGCGAAAGGGCCAATTGCGTACTTTGGTGCTAACGCCAACCCGAGAGTTGGCGCAGCAAGTATTTGCCAGCTTTGAAAAATATGGCCAGCATAGTGAATTAACCGCCGCTCTTGCTTATGGCGGCGTAAGCATTGGTGAGCAAATTAAAGCTATTAAAGCGGGCGTTGATATTATGGTGGCAACACCTGGGCGTTTGCTTGATCACTTAGTTAAAGGCACGGTTAATTTATCAAACGTTCAATATTTGGTTTTTGACGAAGCAGATCGAATGCTCGATATGGGTTTTATTGACGAAATTAATAATATTTTGCGTCGGTTACCTAAAGAGCGCCAAACCTTATTATTTTCAGCCACCTTTGATGATGCAATTTTTAAACTGAGTAAAAAATTGCTCAATCAGCCTGTTTTAATTGAAGTGAATCAACGCAATCAAGCTGCCAGCGAAGTTGAACAAATTGTTTATGCGGTTGATGCTGATAGAAAGCGTGAGTTGATTTCACACCTAATTGGCGCTAAAAATTGGCAGCAAGTGCTGGTATTTACTCGTACCAAACAAACTGCAGACGAACTTGCTAAAGAAATGTGCAAAGATGGTTTAAAAACCCAAGCTATTCATGGTGATAAATCTCAGGGGGCACGAGATAAAGCCTTAAGTGAGTTTAAAGAAGGCAAAACGCGGGTATTAGTAGCCACCGATGTTGCGGCTCGCGGCATTGATATTCAGCAATTACAGTATGTGATCAATTATGAATTACCTTATATCGCTGAAGATTATATTCATCGTATTGGTCGTACCGGTCGTGCGGGTGAAAAGGGCCTAGCGATATCGTTATTGAGTATTGACGAAAATTGGCTGCTTGAAGAAATAGAAGCGGTACTTGATAAGCGTTTACCTCAGCAATGGTTGCCAGGCTATGAGCCTGATTTAACCAAAGAGCCCGTAGATAAACGCAAAAATGGCAAGGTAGCTGAAAAGCGAAGAGCTAAAAAGCGTTTATCTGGGCAAAAAACGGGTAATCGTGCGCAGCGTAAACGTTAA
- a CDS encoding DUF3581 family protein: protein MLSSFYNQNDDRISFTREQGSRFAKLIADDFNPLHDVDAKKFCVPGDLLFSLILNKFGISEKMHFTFSGMVDETVELILPQGAEKFDLTDGDKVYLSVERSGATSTCQTLTDSLIKNYVEFSGTTFPHVIIPLMGKQEVMINPSRPMVIYESMSIDLKHLNIQAPELEFAEPVFECNGKRGKIILRFNLLENGELVGTGEKHMLVSGIREYCQNTVDDLIAFYNQRKETLKP from the coding sequence ATGTTAAGTAGCTTTTATAATCAAAACGACGATCGTATTTCTTTCACTCGTGAGCAAGGTAGCCGTTTTGCTAAATTGATTGCCGACGATTTTAATCCTTTGCATGATGTAGATGCGAAAAAATTCTGTGTGCCTGGCGACTTACTTTTTTCATTAATTTTGAATAAGTTTGGCATCAGTGAAAAAATGCATTTTACCTTTTCAGGAATGGTCGACGAAACGGTTGAGCTGATTTTGCCACAAGGTGCAGAGAAGTTTGATTTGACCGATGGTGATAAAGTCTATTTATCGGTTGAGCGCTCGGGCGCAACATCAACGTGTCAAACGCTGACCGACAGCTTGATTAAGAATTATGTTGAGTTCTCTGGTACTACTTTTCCACATGTAATTATTCCATTAATGGGTAAACAAGAGGTGATGATCAACCCATCACGTCCTATGGTAATTTATGAATCAATGTCGATTGATTTAAAACATCTTAATATTCAAGCGCCAGAACTTGAGTTTGCAGAACCTGTTTTTGAATGTAACGGTAAGCGTGGCAAAATTATTTTGCGTTTTAACTTATTGGAAAATGGCGAGTTGGTTGGAACTGGCGAAAAACACATGCTGGTTTCGGGTATTCGTGAATATTGCCAAAACACCGTTGATGATTTAATCGCTTTTTATAATCAACGCAAAGAAACCCTTAAACCTTAA
- a CDS encoding mechanosensitive ion channel domain-containing protein, with the protein MALLESILEQYKLIVTLIVVLLFPFLVKLQKKLLANTVKGRIDPHRQHRAELLLTSILAIVLLCLVLVFWGIELRGLLVLGSSLFAMLGVALFAAWSLLSNLTSFLLMFIQNDCRVGYWVRVIDGANFVEGKVVEMGLLNVILETSDGHRVLYPNNLFVVRPVMILNRSLREKKKLYSTRLIELKKRNTR; encoded by the coding sequence ATGGCGTTATTAGAATCTATTTTGGAACAGTACAAACTGATCGTCACTTTAATTGTTGTTTTACTTTTTCCATTTTTAGTCAAACTGCAAAAAAAACTGCTCGCAAATACAGTTAAAGGGCGGATTGATCCCCATCGTCAGCATCGTGCTGAATTATTACTGACCAGCATTTTAGCCATTGTTTTATTGTGTTTGGTTTTAGTGTTTTGGGGCATTGAACTTCGAGGGTTATTGGTTCTTGGTTCATCCTTGTTTGCCATGTTAGGTGTTGCGCTTTTTGCTGCTTGGTCTTTGTTAAGTAATTTAACCTCGTTTTTATTGATGTTTATCCAAAATGATTGTCGTGTTGGTTATTGGGTTCGAGTCATCGATGGTGCCAATTTTGTTGAAGGTAAAGTAGTGGAAATGGGCTTGTTAAATGTGATTTTAGAAACCTCTGATGGTCATCGCGTTTTATATCCTAATAATTTATTTGTTGTACGTCCTGTTATGATTTTGAATCGCTCCTTACGAGAGAAAAAGAAACTTTATAGTACTCGTTTAATTGAACTGAAAAAGCGTAATACACGTTAA